GGTTTCTGAAGTATTACTATATAGAGACATTGAACTGAGCTTCTTATAGATGACCAGTGATGATCAGTTAGTTAGACATTGCTTATTAGGACACTGAGGAATAACGAGCCAATGTATGGATGAGCATATGACCAGTGGCTCCATGAGCCAATGCATGAAACCTAAACATCCCCTCTTAACTCCTCCTAGGTATGCGTAAATtacctaatatgcaaagtaaaatgaaACAGAGTAGCATGAAGACCAAATATGATTATAATGATTGACATTATTTCCAACCATAAACTTATAGATCTGTTTGTGGAAGCTTGCTTGTTCTTTCTGGAGGTGACTGTGAGTAACTATTTATTTGTCGACTCTTTGGCACGCTTTTCTTTGCTTCAAATACTATAATGGTGATGTCATCAACTAATTCCTTGTCTTCTATGTTAAGAAAAGAAAGAGTGCTACGTTTTGACATAAAGCTTACCCGTGCCGCCAGACTTTTTTGGAATATTAAGTTTCCTGTACATGTATTTTATAAGATAGTTTGctcattagtgtccatatcatttTGTTTGCATGCATGCAGTTAATCTCCCAGGGAAACCTCGAGAATTTGGAGGACTGGATACTGGTGATGATCAGGCTGCGCTGCTAAATCCAGGGTTCAAAGCGTTGACCCAGATTGTTCAGGATGACGTGTTCAGGGAATTTGAGTTTAGGCAATACATATTTGCTTGCCAGGCTAAGGTATGTGCATAATGCATTATTCGTTTGTTGAAATAGTTTGTGCAATATTGTACAACTGCTTAGTATTTTATGTAAGTATGGAAGTACCTCGATTTATTGCTTTATTTTGTAGCAACTAGAGTTACACAATGTTTACTATTAGGAGAGGAGCATGAAACAATAATAATTACTTGTAATTTAGCACAAGCAGTCAAGCATGAAAGGACTGACACTTATTTAATTAATTAGGAGAGGAGCATGCTCTTGTTGTGCTCAAATGGATCTTGTCATATAGAACTACAACCCCTGGCGTTTTAATCTATGCTAATTTTTTTTATACAATTCATTATTAATGGTTCTACGACAACTTACAATTAAATATTGCATTATCATTTATTTCATTTCACCTTTTCAgttattatttaaactgtctcgaCCAGTTGAGGTTGCTGCAAGAGGATATGCTTTTGTTGTCAGCTTTTCCAAGACGCTAGCCTTGCATGAGGTATGTAACCATGGCTTCACTATTTTTCTCCTCGCCAAGAATTAAATATGTTCTAGGAAGACTATCACCCTTTGCGAAATACTACTTGTTTATTAATCCTGAATGTGTTTTCCCTTTTCCTTCAGAATGCACTACCCTTTTGTTTCCGCGAAGTATGGGTGATAACTGCTTGTTTGGGTTTAATTAAATCCACAAGTACACAATATGATGGTGGAGTTGTTGCTATTGATTCAGAGAAGGAGTTCTATCGTCTTCAGGGTGACCTTTATTCTCTCTGTCGTGCTAAGGCAAGTTTTAATAATCATCTGTCTGCAGTTTGTAATGGTTTGAAGTTCAAATGGACACTAGAGAATGCAGTTCCTGTTTTGTGTTTTGTTGGTTTATTAGCTTCTTGCTGCAATCAGATTAAGTGTGCCATCGACTCCTTTTTGCTTATCTTTTGGACTATATTTGCCTAATTCGCTGAAAACATGCAAAACTCTTTGCTTACACATTACTCTTGATGGATATGGCAGTTTATGAGGCTTGCTTATTTGATTGGTTATGGGGTTGAAATAGAAAAAAGTCCAGTCAACAGGTATAAGATCAATGTCACTATTTTATATTCTGAATTCACCCTTCCATCCAGTTTTGCGTTCGAACTAACATGTTTAATGTACCTGCAGTGCCTCATTAAGCATGCTATCTTGGCCAAAGCCAGCTACTTGGCCTTCGATTCCGCCTGATTCGTCGGCAGAAGTAATGGCAAAGGAGAAGGCAAGCATTTTTCAGCTTTGTATCATGCCTTCTTATTAGGTTTCATCTGCATTttttggttcttttgcatcaaaagTCTATTTCGCTCTTATGTGGTCTAATTGGGCCATACCCATGCGAAGTGACGACATCAACATGTTAGAAATCAGTCACTAAATCTAGTTGCCCCTTCCTCTAATATTGTATGCTCAAAAGGCGAAtctttctgtacgaaatggcatgAAATGAAGCATGGGATATGGAAATAGAAAATGCTATTCCATGCATCCATGTTAGGGATCAATAtcattttcagttttttgttcctGTGAACATGCAATTTTTCATACACGAAAACTTCAGGTTCATCACTAGTATAATTATGCATTTGGGTGTAGAATAATAAAAAAAGAAACTGGAGATGCCAAATTCTGGAGTCGGAATATGGGAATTCTTTTAAGGCTTTCCCTCGGTCTTGGACAAAGGAAAATGCTTCTAGTGTTTAGCTGCTTATATTGCATATTTAATGCAAACTGTGGCTTAAAGTTGTGAAATATTCTCCTTATGCAGACAATTCTTCAAGCAAAAGCAAGAGAAAAGCTCTTTGACATTCAGAGGAAACCACTGCCATTGGAACCTTCTTCTCTTCTACGTGAAGCTAATAGGCGTAGAGCTTTTCTTTCAGTTGGAAATTTGTCTGAATTATATGATTCAGTTGATGGGTACGGGCAGCCATTTCTCCCATTTATGATGCATTTATATCTGGAGTGGGAATTTCAGCATAAACTGTTGGGTTGTCTTATTCATATATGTGTATATTTTTGTCTGGACAGTTCAGGTTTAGGTGCACATTCAAAACTTTCTCCCAACAAATCTTCTTCTAACTTGATGACAAGAACTATGTCTGGGCCAGCAACCTCTGAGACTTCTCTACCAGTTGATCGGCCTATGAGGTTGTCAGAAATTCATGTTGCTGCTGAGCATGCATTGAAACAGACGATATCTGATCCTGATTTTATGACGTCACTTTCATCACCAGAAGAGTTTGAGGTATTATATTTATTCAGCCACAGCTCGTCATGATAGATTCTTTTCTTACTATCCTGTTATATATATTTTGGAATACCTTAATTGTACTTTGCCATTCTGCTCATTTCCCCCCTTAATCTAATTTAAAATTAGTTTGTTGAACTAATTAATTTTGGAGACACTAATTGAATACCATGTTATTTATATAAATTTTCCCAAAAACTGCAACAGTGTTTGTTTCTGTGTTAACAGAGTAGATATATGGAGCTTACTAAAGGCGCAGCTGACAATTATCACCGCTCTTGGTGGAAAAGACATGGAGTTGTGCTTGATGGAGAGATTGCAGCTATATTTTTTAAGCATGGGAATTATGACCTGGCTGCAAAATCCTATGAGAAAGTGTGTGCTCTCTATTCTGCAGAAGGCTGGGAAGAACTGTTGGCAGATGTTCTTCCTGAtcttgcagaatgccagaagattCTTAAAGACGAAGCTGGTTATCTGGCTTCCTGTGTGAAGTTACTGTCTCTTGAGAGTAGCTTGTTTTCATCTAAAGAGCGGCAGGCTTTCCAGTCAGAGGTTGTTCGGCTTGCTCACAGTGAAATGAGGCATCCTGTACCCCTTGATGTTTCATCATTAATTACATTCGCTGGAAATCCTGCTCCGCCACTAGAATTATGTGATGGCGATCCTGGTACACTATCTGTAGCAGTCTGGAGTGGCTTCCCAGATGACATAACACTTGAGTCTCTCAGTTTAAGATTGTCAGCTTTCTCTAGTGCAGATGAAGGTCTTAAGGTACAGTTAATTTGCTGTTACATTATCAATTACTTTCTGGTTTTTCCTTGTGGGATGTAGACTTCTTGTTTAGTCTGATACACTAGTATGTTTCCAATTCAAATCCAGTTTCATCATTGTAGGACAACTTTCAGAAGTAATTGCACATATGTTTTTTTGCAGTCACCTAATCAATGAATGATGCCATGTCGTGCAGGCAATAAGGAGTACAGATGCACGTGTTCTTGTACCAGGTAGAAATATTATCACCTTCGACATTCCTCCTCAAAAGCCAGGTTCCTATGTGTTGGGCGCTCTCACTGGACAGATTGGCAAGCTGTCATTCAGATCACATGGATTTTCTCAAGATGGTCCAGTGGACACTGATGAATTCATGAGCTTTGAGAAGCCAACAAGACCTGTTTTGAAGGTAATGCATTAAAATTAGCTGGAGTATTATGACAAATCAGCCCTGGTGAATCATGTCAACTTGCCATAAGTCAGCTAGCATTATTTTCAAAATTATAAATAGGCACACTTAAAATAACAGGATAAACCTTTCTTATATTTAGTGTGTGCGCGTTCTATCGGGTCTGTCTCACTTTTTGTGTGTGTGCGTTCACTCTAGGTGAGAAAACCGAGGGCTTTGGTTGATATTACTCCTGCTGTATCATCTGCGTTGCTTATGAATGAACTCCAGTGGATCGGGTTGATTGTCAAGCCTATAGACTATTCTTTGAAAGGTGGCATACTGCATATAGATGCCGGTGCTGAACTAAAAATTGAGGAGTCTCAGATGATTGAGATAGAAAGTTACAGAAGCGATGGGGAGCATTCTAGTCCTATTGATGCTTCCAAGGTATTATCAAGGCCCACTGATACTGGAAGGGTTGAGAAGGTTCCTATCGAAAATGGGAAGATAAAACTGCCAGATTGGGCTAGTGACGTGACAACGCTTGTTTGGTTCCCTGTTCGTGCTATCGACGATACAGTTCCAAAGGGAACATCCCCAGGTTCGTATGAAACAGATAACATCAGGTATAGTAGTGTGTTTCAGGCAGTCAGTTGACATTTTTGTTGTCTTTATTTGTTCAGCATCCCCTCAGAAACATAGCATAGTAGATGGGATGAGAATGATTGCTCTCAAGCTTGAATTTGGAGCTTTCCATAATCAAATATTTGAAAGGTACCCTCAAGTATTTGTGCTCTCACTTCGTTATTTAGATATGCCAAGTAAAGAAATACCATTGTGATTGCTTTCCAGGACCATTGCCGTACATTTCACTAATCCATTCCATGTGAGCACACGTGTTGTTGACAAGTGCAATGATGGAACTCTACTTCTGCAGGTACAGTTCTCATGTTTGCACAATTGTTAGCTGATACATTGTCAAAAAAAGGCACATAAAATATGCTCTTCATCTTGTATTAGGTGTCAGCAACAATGCTGGCAGCTCTAATAACATATTTGAACAAATGCATGCATCAATTGGTATTAATTTCTCTTGGATTATTGGATCCCAATTTATGTTTTATTTCGTGTCCAGGTAATATTGCATTCTGAAGTGAAGGCTACTCTGCATGTAAAGGATGTATCATTGGACCTACAAGCTGGATTTGAGCACCTAGGCAAGGGAGATGGACGTCCGACTTCGAGTTTGTTCCCTCTGGTTATTGCTCCTTCTTCCAAAGCTGGAATCTTGTTTGTGATACGTTTAAGTGGCACAAAAGGTATGTCTTCTCTAGGAAGTCCACTTCTCATCTTAAGCTGACTTGCAATGGATGATTGCTCACGTCCTGTTACTCCTTGCTACGACTATGAGTCGTATACTTCATTATGGCAAAGCTAACCACGAAAACTATAGTTTGGTGGCCACAATGAACATCTAAAAATGTCCAACGTAAACTCCATTTTCCAACTTAAACTTGAATCACCCATTTGAACTTTCACATTTTCAGACCTAGATGAGCTGGAACAGGCTGACAGCATGTTGCATATTAAATACGGGATATCCGGTGACCGAGCAACCGGAGCACACTCTCCAGTTCCTGTTAAACCTGATGATTCTGAAGAGCTTCTATTCAAGATTTCACTCAAACTGAAGCGCCCTGTTCTAGATCCATGCCTGGCAGTTGGATTCCTTCCGTTTTCTACCGATTGCCTGAGGGTTGGTCAATTAGTCAACATGAAATGGCGGGTTGAAAGGCTGAAGGACCTGGAGGAAGCATCTCTGTCTGACGTAAGTCTGCAGAACATTCCTTTCTTGCGTCCCAGTAGGCATCACTTTTATGCAGATGCCACTGGAAACTTTCTTCCTAACTGCTCGAATTCTATTTCGCAGGATGAAATACTTTATCAGGTGGACGCTAATCCACAGAACTGGATGGTTGCTGGGAGGAAAAGCGGTCACATTTCATTCTCAGAAGCACAAGGTCAGGATCTAGACACATCTGCGGTTCAGTCCATCTTTATTTAGCACCAATTCACAATTATCGTGTGCACCAATATAACGGTAGGCATCCATTTCACCCACAGGATCAAGGATCGAGATCGCCGTGACATGTGTCCCGCTGGTGTCGGGGTACGTGCACCCGCCCCAGCTAGGCCTGCCCGACGTAGGCGATGCGAATATCAGCTGCAATCCGGCAGGTCCCCACCTGGTGTGCGTGCTTCCTCCCACTCTCAGCACCTCCTACTGCATACCGGCTTGATTCATGAGCCATCCGTGCCATTACGTTAGCTACTTATAGAGGTCACCATTTGAGATACAAGGTGTTCTGTTTTTGCATGGAGGCGGCCACCATTTGAGATACAAGGTGTTCTGTTTTTGCCTGGAGGCTATTCTTTTTTTTTTCTATAGGTTACATGCACGGTGTATATTGATTGACTGGGTGCGAATCCGAATTCTCGTGATGAGCTGGGGGTTTAACCCTCAACATTTGCATTGCCCTGAGTAATGAGTTGGGGGTAAACCCTAACATTTGCGTTTGTGCTGTCTCTCTTTGAAAATGCTAGCGTTACAGCTGCTTGCTTTCTTCTTAGTCGCTGCTAGTACTCACTAGACGGTTTGTTTTCGAGGAAAGTCGAATGAAGCAAGTGGAAGGAGCTCTCGTTTCAGCAAGCAGAAGAAGCTCCTTCGTTAAGCTTTTGATGGCTGACAACACTATGCAATCAGAAAGTTTGCTCGCCAATCCCAAATTGGCCGCTTCCTCCAGTTCTTTTTTTCTGAATTGCGCTTCCTCTTGTTGTTGCAACAACAATCATTGTAAGGAATGGATGGTTAAGACATGCAATTTGTTTTGCGTGAAAGAACCGCTCAATCTATTAAATTTTTCAGCAGTACAAGAACCCATGTGAAAAATGGACATTACAGAAAGGTCTCCAGCTCAACGGAACCACCTGCACAACACCCCCAGGGGCTTCGCAACAACGAGCGTCGCTGCAATGAGGAACGAGTCAAGAGACAAAACTTCACTGCACGCCTTCACCGGCTTCCGGCATTCGTAACTACCGCATCCTCCACGCCATAACCTTATTCCTTAATAATAATTCCGGGGGATCACTCCCCGTGCTTCGGACCTGCGTGGGCACATTTTAAAACCTTGTTATTCTCCTTAACAACCTTTCAAAAAGAAAAATATTCCGTGACTTGGTTGCCCGCACCACGCTGCCGTTGGAGAAACCTAGCATAActatatctagacaacctatctaCAAAGCCAGAGCGCATATGAGTTCTGATGTTATGCTTAAGGCATGCACGTTTCCATCGTTCCAAGCCATTGAGGCTTGAGCTTTCTTCATTGACCTTGCGCTCGGGCTTAACCCAAATGACTCGTTTGAATGTTGAGGCCTAGCCAATTCTTCATCGTATCTACAAGCCACAAAGACAACTTATGCCTGCAAGTTACAATGTCAAAAATTATCAAGGCACAATTAGCCCTACTGCCAAGCATGGCCAGCTTAGTGCATCTCTCAAACCACC
This window of the Triticum aestivum cultivar Chinese Spring chromosome 5D, IWGSC CS RefSeq v2.1, whole genome shotgun sequence genome carries:
- the LOC123119782 gene encoding trafficking protein particle complex II-specific subunit 130 homolog — encoded protein: MANYLAQFQTIKSSSDRIVIAVEDVSDLWLNVKDSFEQRLPVKKACLNNKARNPVLVENLPAEFIQTTDSRLRSRFPQEQYLFWFREPYATVVLVTCEDLDEFKTILKPRLKLIVQNDEREWFIVFVSKAHPSNDQATKMAKKVYARLEADFNTKKRERCCKFDLHGPDDEFWDDFDSKMVDCIRNTLDKRVQFYEEENRRLSEQRFTPIWNFCNFFILKESLAFMFEVTNLHEDSLREYDELELCYSESVNLPGKPREFGGLDTGDDQAALLNPGFKALTQIVQDDVFREFEFRQYIFACQAKLLFKLSRPVEVAARGYAFVVSFSKTLALHENALPFCFREVWVITACLGLIKSTSTQYDGGVVAIDSEKEFYRLQGDLYSLCRAKFMRLAYLIGYGVEIEKSPVNSASLSMLSWPKPATWPSIPPDSSAEVMAKEKTILQAKAREKLFDIQRKPLPLEPSSLLREANRRRAFLSVGNLSELYDSVDGSGLGAHSKLSPNKSSSNLMTRTMSGPATSETSLPVDRPMRLSEIHVAAEHALKQTISDPDFMTSLSSPEEFESRYMELTKGAADNYHRSWWKRHGVVLDGEIAAIFFKHGNYDLAAKSYEKVCALYSAEGWEELLADVLPDLAECQKILKDEAGYLASCVKLLSLESSLFSSKERQAFQSEVVRLAHSEMRHPVPLDVSSLITFAGNPAPPLELCDGDPGTLSVAVWSGFPDDITLESLSLRLSAFSSADEGLKAIRSTDARVLVPGRNIITFDIPPQKPGSYVLGALTGQIGKLSFRSHGFSQDGPVDTDEFMSFEKPTRPVLKVRKPRALVDITPAVSSALLMNELQWIGLIVKPIDYSLKGGILHIDAGAELKIEESQMIEIESYRSDGEHSSPIDASKVLSRPTDTGRVEKVPIENGKIKLPDWASDVTTLVWFPVRAIDDTVPKGTSPASPQKHSIVDGMRMIALKLEFGAFHNQIFERTIAVHFTNPFHVSTRVVDKCNDGTLLLQVILHSEVKATLHVKDVSLDLQAGFEHLGKGDGRPTSSLFPLVIAPSSKAGILFVIRLSGTKDLDELEQADSMLHIKYGISGDRATGAHSPVPVKPDDSEELLFKISLKLKRPVLDPCLAVGFLPFSTDCLRVGQLVNMKWRVERLKDLEEASLSDDEILYQVDANPQNWMVAGRKSGHISFSEAQGSRIEIAVTCVPLVSGYVHPPQLGLPDVGDANISCNPAGPHLVCVLPPTLSTSYCIPA